The following are from one region of the Microbacterium paraoxydans genome:
- a CDS encoding ECF transporter S component translates to MSTSTSASPSRNTTAAPARGYLRWRVIDIVVASVLGVAAGLIFLAWNVGYLGPKAMLEPLLPGLQGLLDGPWLFAGVLGGLIIRKAGAAIYVELLAAVVSALIGNQWGGFLTLEAGLVQGLGAELVFLLFFYRRWSLPVAILAGAGAALAGGINNLVLWYAGSGPAFTTIYLLSTVISGAVIAGALSWVLARGIAATGALDRFGSGREARVRV, encoded by the coding sequence ATGAGTACGTCCACGTCCGCATCCCCGTCGAGGAACACCACGGCCGCTCCGGCGCGGGGCTACCTGCGCTGGCGCGTCATCGACATCGTCGTCGCCAGCGTCCTCGGTGTCGCCGCCGGTCTGATCTTCCTGGCCTGGAACGTCGGATACCTGGGGCCGAAGGCCATGCTCGAGCCGCTGCTTCCCGGCCTCCAAGGGCTCCTCGACGGCCCGTGGCTCTTCGCGGGTGTGCTCGGCGGGCTCATCATCCGCAAGGCGGGTGCCGCGATCTACGTCGAGCTGCTGGCCGCCGTCGTCTCGGCGCTCATCGGCAACCAGTGGGGCGGCTTCCTCACGCTCGAGGCGGGTCTCGTGCAGGGCCTCGGCGCCGAGCTGGTCTTCTTGCTGTTCTTCTACCGCCGCTGGTCGCTGCCCGTCGCGATCCTCGCCGGGGCCGGTGCCGCGCTCGCGGGCGGCATCAACAACCTCGTCCTCTGGTATGCCGGGTCAGGTCCCGCCTTCACGACGATCTACCTCCTCAGCACCGTGATCTCCGGGGCGGTCATCGCCGGTGCGCTGTCGTGGGTGCTCGCCCGCGGCATCGCGGCGACCGGGGCTCTGGACCGCTTCGGCTCCGGGCGCGAGGCGCGCGTCCGCGTCTGA
- a CDS encoding ABC transporter ATP-binding protein yields the protein MLGKLLLRYLSRYKWLLVAVLVFQFASAAATLYLPRLNADIIDNGVAQGDTAYIWRTGLFMLAVSLGQIVASVIATYFAARAAMGAGRDIRADVFGKVSGFSEREVSQFGAGSLITRNTNDVQQVQMLAMMGATMLVTAPLLAIGGIIFAVQTNAGLSWLIAVSVPVLLLLAALVIGRMVPLFRSYQGKLDNVNRIMREQLTGVRVVRAFVRERIEEERFRGANTDIMVVGRKVGSLFVLLFPLFMLILNVTVVAVIWFGGIEVNNGTVQVGTLFAFMQYIGQIMGGVIMASFMAMMIPRAAVSAERIGEVLNTESTMTRPADGVTAFPTPGAVAFDDVEFTYPGADAPVLSGISFAAEPGETVAVVGSTGSGKTTLVSLIPRLFDVSGGAVYVGGTDVRDADVEALWDSIGLVPQRPFLFTGTVASNLRYGREDATDEELWHALEIAQGRDFVEEMPDGLDSRIAQGGTNVSGGQRQRLAIARALVHRPQVLVFDDSFSALDLTTDARLRQALWRELPQVTKIVVAQRISTITDADRIVVLEGGTMVGVGTHEELLETSETYREIVESQLGVDA from the coding sequence GTGCTGGGAAAACTCCTCCTCCGATATCTGTCTCGCTACAAGTGGCTCCTCGTCGCCGTGCTGGTCTTCCAGTTCGCCAGCGCGGCCGCCACCCTCTACCTGCCCCGCCTCAATGCCGACATCATCGACAACGGCGTCGCGCAGGGCGACACCGCGTACATCTGGCGCACCGGTCTGTTCATGCTGGCGGTGTCGCTCGGCCAGATCGTCGCCTCGGTCATCGCGACCTACTTCGCCGCCCGCGCCGCGATGGGGGCGGGCCGTGACATCCGCGCCGACGTGTTCGGCAAGGTCAGCGGCTTCTCCGAGCGCGAGGTCTCGCAGTTCGGCGCCGGTTCCCTCATCACCCGCAACACGAACGACGTGCAGCAGGTGCAGATGCTCGCGATGATGGGCGCGACCATGCTCGTCACGGCGCCGCTGCTCGCGATCGGCGGCATCATCTTCGCCGTGCAGACCAACGCCGGGCTGAGCTGGCTGATCGCCGTCTCCGTCCCGGTGCTGCTCCTGCTCGCGGCACTCGTCATCGGCCGGATGGTGCCGCTGTTCCGCAGCTACCAGGGCAAGCTCGACAACGTGAACCGCATCATGCGGGAGCAGCTCACCGGCGTGCGCGTGGTCCGGGCCTTCGTCCGCGAGCGCATCGAGGAGGAGCGCTTCCGCGGCGCGAACACCGACATCATGGTCGTCGGCCGCAAGGTCGGCTCGCTGTTCGTGCTGCTCTTCCCGCTGTTCATGCTCATCCTCAACGTGACCGTGGTCGCCGTCATCTGGTTCGGCGGCATCGAGGTCAACAACGGAACCGTGCAGGTGGGCACGCTGTTCGCCTTCATGCAGTACATCGGTCAGATCATGGGCGGCGTCATCATGGCCAGCTTCATGGCGATGATGATCCCGCGCGCCGCCGTCTCGGCCGAGCGCATCGGTGAAGTGCTGAACACCGAGTCGACGATGACGCGTCCGGCGGACGGCGTCACCGCCTTCCCGACGCCGGGAGCGGTCGCGTTCGACGACGTTGAGTTCACCTACCCGGGCGCCGACGCCCCGGTCCTCAGCGGCATCAGCTTCGCCGCCGAACCGGGCGAGACCGTCGCGGTGGTCGGCTCCACCGGCTCGGGGAAGACCACGCTCGTCTCGCTCATCCCTCGCCTGTTCGACGTCTCGGGCGGTGCGGTGTACGTAGGGGGCACGGACGTCCGCGACGCCGACGTCGAGGCGCTGTGGGACAGCATCGGCCTCGTGCCGCAGCGTCCCTTCCTCTTCACGGGCACCGTCGCGTCCAACCTGCGCTATGGCCGCGAGGACGCCACCGACGAGGAGCTCTGGCACGCGCTCGAGATCGCTCAGGGGCGCGACTTCGTGGAGGAGATGCCGGACGGCCTCGACTCCCGCATCGCCCAGGGCGGCACGAACGTGTCCGGCGGCCAGCGACAGCGCCTCGCGATCGCGCGGGCCCTCGTCCATCGCCCGCAGGTGCTCGTGTTCGACGACTCGTTCTCCGCGCTCGACCTCACCACGGACGCCCGGCTGCGGCAGGCGCTGTGGCGGGAGCTTCCGCAGGTGACGAAGATCGTGGTCGCGCAGCGCATCTCCACCATCACCGATGCCGACCGCATCGTGGTGCTGGAGGGCGGCACGATGGTCGGAGTCGGCACCCATGAGGAGCTGCTGGAGACCAGCGAGACCTACCGGGAGATCGTCGAGTCGCAGCTGGGGGTGGACGCATGA
- a CDS encoding GntR family transcriptional regulator, which translates to MTPRSPLSAADDTLPARDIYRQFRGLIVSGQLGAGERLPSVRQTAGDLGVAPGTAARAYKMLEADGLVVSRTAAGTRVADSAAVLPAAVIRRIRELVDTAQEAGLGPGDVTDVIRATWDSRRRAAVVPEES; encoded by the coding sequence ATGACGCCGCGCTCTCCGCTGTCCGCCGCCGACGATACGCTTCCGGCCCGGGACATCTATCGGCAGTTCCGCGGGCTCATCGTCTCCGGCCAACTCGGCGCCGGCGAACGGCTGCCCTCGGTCCGGCAGACGGCCGGCGACCTCGGCGTCGCTCCGGGGACGGCTGCGCGCGCCTACAAGATGCTCGAAGCCGACGGCCTGGTCGTCTCACGCACCGCGGCGGGCACGCGCGTCGCAGACTCCGCCGCCGTGCTGCCGGCGGCGGTGATCCGGAGGATCCGCGAGCTGGTCGACACCGCGCAGGAGGCCGGCCTCGGACCCGGCGATGTCACCGACGTGATCCGGGCGACCTGGGATTCGCGCCGCCGCGCCGCCGTCGTCCCCGAAGAGAGCTGA
- a CDS encoding energy-coupling factor transporter transmembrane component T family protein, with product MTALAPASARTGVVARINPVAKLGVSALIAVPLVLTLDPVSAAVALVLEAVLFLFAGIGWREFWVRTWPVWLAAPLTGLTIALYGETSGTVYVDWFVLRISEGSLALAVATMLRVLAIALPSVVLFITVDPTDLADGLGQILRLPARFVLGALAGLRMAGLFLDDWRALELARRARGVADRGRIRRFLGMAFALLVLSIRRGAKLATAMEARGFGAAGRRTWARESRFGAPEWLLLAVGAAISATAIAAAVATGAWNFILGPS from the coding sequence ATGACGGCTCTCGCCCCCGCGTCCGCCCGCACCGGCGTCGTCGCCCGGATCAATCCGGTCGCGAAGCTGGGGGTCAGCGCGCTCATCGCCGTGCCGCTGGTCCTCACCCTCGACCCCGTGTCGGCGGCTGTCGCGCTGGTGCTCGAAGCGGTGCTGTTCCTCTTCGCGGGCATCGGCTGGCGGGAGTTCTGGGTGCGCACGTGGCCGGTCTGGCTCGCGGCTCCGCTGACCGGTCTCACCATCGCCCTCTACGGAGAGACGAGCGGCACCGTCTACGTCGACTGGTTCGTGCTCCGCATCAGCGAGGGGTCGCTCGCGCTCGCCGTCGCCACGATGCTCCGGGTGCTCGCGATCGCCCTGCCCTCGGTAGTGCTCTTCATCACGGTCGATCCCACGGACCTCGCCGACGGCCTCGGGCAGATCCTTCGGCTTCCGGCCCGTTTCGTGCTGGGCGCGCTCGCCGGCCTGCGCATGGCCGGACTGTTCCTCGACGACTGGCGTGCCCTCGAGCTCGCCCGTCGCGCGCGCGGCGTGGCCGACCGCGGGCGCATCCGGCGCTTCCTCGGCATGGCCTTCGCCCTGCTCGTGCTGTCGATCCGCCGCGGTGCCAAGCTCGCGACCGCGATGGAGGCACGCGGCTTCGGGGCGGCGGGACGACGGACGTGGGCGCGGGAGTCGCGCTTCGGCGCGCCGGAGTGGCTTCTGCTCGCCGTCGGGGCGGCGATCTCCGCGACGGCGATCGCCGCCGCGGTCGCGACCGGGGCCTGGAACTTCATCCTCGGGCCGTCCTGA
- a CDS encoding ABC transporter ATP-binding protein produces MSAQFAPAGVEARGWGWRHASRHAWALRDVSFRIEPGERVLVLGASGAGKSTLLHGLAGVLGGEEEGESEGALLVGGDPAAATRGRAGLVLQDPDSQVILARAGDDVAFGCENLGVPRAEIWPRVEAAMAGVGLDVPLDHPTAALSGGQKQRLALAGMLAMGPGLVLLDEPTANLDPEGVREVRDAVERMLATRPATLVVVEHRLEVWLPLLTRVIVLGAGGVVADGTPADVLGAQGERLAADGVWVPGRPPAEPPAPRTAPGEVLLSARGLAVARVKGRPVAQGIDLEVRAGEAVAITGPNGAGKSTLGLTLAGLLPPVSGAVSAAPVLAQGADPSPIRWASRELLTRIGMVFQEPEHQLLGKTVREELAVGPRALGLPEGEIEARIDELLARLRLAHLGAANPYTLSGGEKRRLTVAAAIATRPRVLILDEPTFGQDARTWAELVAMLAALRDEGSAIVTITHDLDVVRALHATRFALGAPA; encoded by the coding sequence ATGTCCGCGCAGTTCGCTCCCGCCGGCGTCGAGGCCCGCGGCTGGGGTTGGCGACACGCGAGCCGCCACGCCTGGGCGCTGCGCGACGTCTCGTTCCGCATCGAGCCCGGCGAGCGCGTGCTCGTGCTCGGCGCCTCCGGCGCGGGGAAGTCGACGCTGCTGCACGGCCTCGCCGGTGTGCTCGGCGGTGAGGAGGAGGGGGAGAGCGAAGGCGCGCTGCTCGTCGGCGGCGACCCCGCCGCGGCGACCCGCGGGCGGGCCGGGCTCGTGCTCCAGGATCCCGACTCGCAGGTGATCCTCGCCCGTGCCGGCGATGACGTCGCCTTCGGGTGCGAGAACCTCGGTGTGCCGCGTGCCGAGATCTGGCCCCGCGTCGAGGCCGCGATGGCCGGCGTCGGACTGGACGTGCCGCTCGATCACCCGACCGCGGCGCTCTCCGGCGGTCAGAAGCAGCGGCTCGCCCTGGCCGGCATGCTGGCGATGGGCCCCGGGCTGGTGCTGCTCGACGAGCCGACGGCGAACCTCGATCCGGAGGGCGTGCGCGAGGTCAGGGATGCCGTCGAGCGGATGCTCGCCACGCGTCCCGCCACCCTCGTGGTCGTGGAGCATCGGCTCGAGGTGTGGTTGCCGCTCCTCACGCGGGTGATCGTGCTGGGTGCCGGCGGGGTGGTGGCGGACGGCACTCCTGCGGATGTGCTCGGCGCGCAGGGCGAGCGCCTGGCCGCGGACGGCGTCTGGGTGCCCGGCCGACCGCCCGCCGAGCCGCCGGCACCGCGGACGGCTCCCGGGGAGGTGCTGCTGTCGGCGCGCGGGCTCGCGGTCGCACGGGTGAAGGGGCGCCCCGTGGCACAGGGCATCGACCTGGAGGTGCGTGCGGGGGAAGCCGTCGCGATCACCGGGCCCAACGGTGCGGGCAAGTCCACGCTGGGTCTGACCCTCGCCGGACTCCTCCCTCCCGTCAGCGGTGCCGTGTCCGCGGCCCCGGTGCTCGCGCAGGGGGCGGACCCGTCCCCGATCCGCTGGGCCTCCCGCGAGCTCCTCACGCGGATCGGGATGGTTTTCCAGGAGCCGGAACATCAGCTCCTCGGCAAGACGGTGCGCGAGGAGCTCGCGGTCGGCCCCCGCGCCCTGGGCCTCCCCGAAGGCGAGATCGAGGCCCGTATCGACGAGCTGCTGGCCCGGCTGCGGCTGGCGCATCTGGGGGCCGCGAATCCGTACACGCTCTCGGGTGGAGAGAAGCGCCGGCTCACGGTCGCGGCCGCGATCGCCACGCGACCCCGGGTGCTGATCCTCGACGAGCCGACGTTCGGCCAGGACGCCCGCACCTGGGCTGAGCTCGTCGCGATGCTCGCCGCCCTGCGGGACGAGGGCTCCGCGATCGTCACCATCACCCACGATCTCGACGTGGTGCGCGCCCTGCACGCCACGCGGTTCGCGCTGGGGGCACCGGCATGA
- a CDS encoding D-alanyl-D-alanine carboxypeptidase family protein has protein sequence MTASDPPEEASGGVGVDARPEDSAPASAAPADDQPGPVPEAAAWADASAPPTALTWVDPSIVAAASSTPEFDASAGTEEETGLLRDARLRPAIAGPGLLVPLGVLAGLIASYAGTTLLWPLHEVAPTVQAVEFTPVAAPTAALAWPAVGDGAVGIAGMTTAASTTAPVSIASITKVVSSLMVLDRLPLAPGEQGPEFSFTYADSVRYWDYRIANQSALDVPVGGVLTEYQLLQGTLLGSANNYIDRLASEIWGSDREFAAAAEVWLGERGLSGITVVTPSGFDERNVATPEALVALGEMAMRNPVFAEIVGTRSVDLPGAGTVENTNGMLADPGVVGIKTGTLVGWNLLTAKDVVIGDATVRLYAAALNQEDDEARLALTRALFAQTEAALQAQGPAVPAGTVVGRVLTVWGERVDVVAGEDADVVLWNGASATATPVFDLGEEREADGTVGTLTTTGPVDSTDTALVLDEDLDGPSPWWRLTHPLELLGIAGDD, from the coding sequence GTGACCGCTTCCGATCCCCCTGAAGAGGCGTCCGGCGGCGTGGGCGTCGACGCGCGGCCCGAAGACTCCGCACCCGCCTCTGCCGCGCCCGCGGACGATCAGCCGGGTCCGGTTCCGGAAGCTGCCGCGTGGGCCGATGCCTCGGCACCGCCGACCGCGCTGACCTGGGTGGACCCGTCGATCGTCGCTGCGGCGTCATCGACGCCCGAGTTCGATGCCTCGGCCGGCACGGAGGAGGAGACGGGATTGCTGCGCGACGCCCGGCTGCGCCCGGCGATTGCCGGACCCGGCCTGCTCGTCCCCCTCGGCGTCCTCGCCGGCCTCATCGCCTCTTACGCCGGCACCACGCTGCTCTGGCCGCTGCACGAGGTCGCCCCGACCGTCCAGGCGGTCGAGTTCACCCCGGTCGCCGCCCCCACCGCCGCGCTCGCCTGGCCGGCGGTCGGCGACGGGGCGGTCGGCATCGCCGGGATGACCACCGCGGCGTCGACCACCGCGCCGGTGAGCATCGCGAGCATCACGAAGGTCGTCAGCAGTCTCATGGTGCTGGACCGGCTGCCGCTGGCCCCCGGCGAACAGGGCCCGGAGTTCTCCTTCACCTACGCCGACAGCGTCCGTTACTGGGACTATCGGATCGCCAATCAGTCGGCGCTCGATGTGCCGGTGGGCGGAGTGCTGACCGAGTACCAGCTTCTGCAGGGCACCCTGCTCGGCTCGGCCAACAACTACATCGACCGGCTGGCGTCGGAGATCTGGGGGTCCGACCGCGAATTCGCCGCCGCGGCCGAGGTCTGGCTCGGCGAGCGCGGACTCTCCGGCATCACCGTGGTCACGCCGTCCGGATTCGACGAGCGCAACGTCGCCACCCCGGAGGCCCTCGTGGCCCTGGGCGAGATGGCGATGCGGAATCCGGTGTTCGCCGAGATCGTGGGTACCCGGTCCGTCGACCTGCCGGGGGCCGGGACGGTCGAGAACACGAACGGCATGCTCGCCGATCCGGGAGTCGTCGGCATCAAGACGGGCACCCTCGTCGGCTGGAACCTGTTGACCGCCAAGGACGTCGTCATCGGCGACGCGACGGTCCGGCTCTACGCCGCGGCATTGAACCAGGAGGACGACGAGGCGCGCCTCGCCCTCACCCGCGCCCTGTTCGCTCAGACGGAAGCGGCGTTGCAGGCCCAGGGCCCGGCCGTCCCGGCAGGCACGGTGGTCGGGCGCGTCCTCACCGTCTGGGGCGAGCGCGTCGATGTGGTCGCCGGTGAGGACGCCGATGTCGTGCTGTGGAACGGAGCGAGCGCGACGGCGACGCCGGTGTTCGATCTCGGGGAGGAACGCGAAGCGGACGGGACGGTCGGCACCCTGACCACGACCGGTCCCGTCGACAGCACGGACACCGCCCTCGTCCTCGACGAGGACCTGGACGGTCCGAGCCCATGGTGGCGACTGACCCACCCCCTCGAACTCCTCGGCATCGCCGGAGACGACTGA
- a CDS encoding glutamate decarboxylase: MSISSADDQPLFTRPGEATVAPRHVIPDSESLPATAKQIVEDETILDGNARLNLATFVSTWMDDEAKQVYVASFDKNMIDKDEYPQTAAIEDNCWHMLANLWKAPDAAKSIGTSTIGSSEACMLGGLAFKRRWQQARRAAGKDASAPNLVMSSAVQVCWEKFCNYFDVEPRYVPISEEHKTLDGHDLEKYVDENTIGVVAIMGVTYTGMYEPVAEIAAALDAIQEKTGLDIPIHVDGASGAMIAPFLQPDLVWDFRLERVHSISTSGHKYGLVYPGLGWVVWRDTQWLPEDLVFKVSYLGGEMPTFALNFSRPGAQVLLQYYLFLRLGFEGYRAIQQASQDVAKFLSAGIAKLDAFELWNDGSDIPVFAWRLKDGHTDKWTLYHLQDRLRMRGWLVPAYPMPADLEDLTVQRIVVRNGLSMDLAAELLDAITAEVAHLDALTAPMPSDHPDSAFHH; this comes from the coding sequence ATGAGCATCTCCTCCGCCGACGACCAGCCGCTCTTCACGCGGCCGGGCGAGGCCACCGTCGCACCGCGACACGTCATCCCGGATTCCGAGTCGCTTCCCGCGACGGCGAAGCAGATCGTCGAGGACGAGACCATCCTCGACGGCAACGCACGCCTCAACCTCGCCACCTTCGTCAGCACCTGGATGGACGACGAGGCGAAGCAGGTCTACGTGGCCTCGTTCGACAAGAACATGATCGACAAGGACGAGTATCCGCAGACCGCCGCCATCGAGGACAACTGCTGGCACATGCTCGCGAACCTCTGGAAGGCTCCGGACGCGGCGAAGAGCATCGGCACCTCGACCATCGGCTCCTCCGAGGCGTGCATGCTCGGCGGTCTCGCGTTCAAGCGGCGCTGGCAGCAGGCGCGCCGTGCCGCCGGCAAAGACGCCTCCGCGCCGAACCTCGTGATGTCGAGCGCCGTGCAGGTGTGCTGGGAGAAGTTCTGCAACTACTTCGACGTCGAACCGCGCTACGTGCCCATCAGTGAGGAGCACAAGACACTCGACGGCCATGATCTCGAGAAGTACGTGGACGAGAACACCATCGGCGTCGTCGCCATCATGGGTGTCACCTACACCGGCATGTACGAGCCGGTGGCGGAGATCGCCGCGGCGCTGGATGCGATCCAGGAGAAGACCGGCCTCGACATCCCGATCCACGTGGACGGCGCCTCGGGAGCGATGATCGCCCCGTTCCTCCAGCCCGACCTGGTCTGGGACTTCCGGCTGGAGCGCGTGCACTCGATCAGCACCTCGGGGCATAAATACGGTCTCGTCTACCCCGGTCTCGGCTGGGTGGTCTGGCGCGACACGCAGTGGCTGCCGGAGGATCTGGTGTTCAAGGTGAGCTACCTCGGCGGGGAGATGCCGACCTTCGCCCTGAACTTCTCCCGCCCTGGGGCGCAGGTGCTGCTGCAGTACTACCTGTTCCTCCGCCTCGGATTCGAGGGCTACCGGGCTATCCAGCAGGCCTCGCAGGACGTGGCGAAGTTCCTGTCCGCGGGGATCGCGAAACTGGACGCGTTCGAACTGTGGAACGACGGCAGCGACATCCCCGTCTTCGCCTGGCGCCTGAAGGACGGGCACACCGACAAGTGGACGCTGTACCACCTGCAGGATCGACTCCGGATGCGCGGCTGGCTCGTCCCCGCGTACCCGATGCCCGCCGATCTGGAGGACCTCACGGTGCAGCGGATCGTCGTGCGCAACGGGCTCAGCATGGACCTGGCCGCCGAGCTGCTCGACGCCATCACCGCTGAGGTGGCCCACCTCGACGCGCTCACGGCACCCATGCCGTCCGACCACCCCGACTCGGCGTTCCACCACTAG
- a CDS encoding ABC transporter ATP-binding protein, which produces MSEQDPSTSPGTQGAGPSTSSGTQGQRRRGRGKTPAPTAERELTAEEQYEAELAEQARQNSGDWDSVAPGKADHFGPSFARMIGLLKPSAVWFVFVSILGAIGVVLTVAAPKVLAEATNIVYRGFISIQLGQPSGDFPGFPAGTPQDVVVDALRDAGQTDFANQVGALGDFRVGDGIDFDALRWVIAAVLAIYVVAAFLSWLQGYVINVIMVRTMWRLRESVEAKINRLPLAYFDKVQRGELISRVTNDIDNITQTMQQSLSGALTAVLTVIGVLVMMFSISWQLALVALVALPLMGVIFGVIGPRSQKAFGTQWRKVGRLNARVEEAFSGHALVKVFGREQDALDKFKAENEELFQASFKAQFLSGIIMPAMTFVGSLTYVGIAVLGGLMVASGQLRLGDVQAFIQYSQQFTQPLSELGGMAAVVQSGTASAERVFGLLDADEQEADDPEAPALREGEGVIEFENVSFSYSPERPLITDLSFRVEPGQTVAIVGPTGAGKTTLVNLIMRFYELSGGRITLDGQDISTITRDELRSRTGMVLQDPWLFAGSIRENIRYGRSTATDEEVLAAAKATYVDRFVHALPDGYDTVLDEDASNVSAGERQLITIARAFVAHPSILILDEATSAVDTRTELLLQHAMAALRQGRTSFVIAHRLSTIRDADLILVMEHGDIVEKGTHDELIAAQGAYWRLYQSQFEQAATDLDAEAALTGSSPVVVTGDADEEASAQEQAADAVAGAAVGAQLPAAETAAARALLDDGADGSTSPS; this is translated from the coding sequence ATGAGCGAGCAGGATCCTTCCACAAGCCCAGGGACCCAGGGAGCGGGCCCTTCGACAAGCTCAGGGACCCAGGGCCAGCGGCGCCGGGGACGGGGCAAGACACCGGCGCCCACGGCCGAGCGGGAGCTCACCGCCGAGGAGCAGTACGAGGCCGAGCTCGCCGAGCAGGCACGGCAGAACTCCGGCGACTGGGACAGCGTCGCACCGGGCAAGGCCGACCACTTCGGCCCGAGCTTCGCCCGGATGATCGGGCTGCTCAAGCCCTCCGCGGTCTGGTTCGTCTTCGTGTCGATCCTCGGAGCGATCGGGGTCGTGCTGACCGTCGCCGCCCCGAAGGTGCTCGCCGAGGCGACGAACATCGTCTACCGCGGCTTCATCTCCATCCAGCTCGGTCAGCCCAGCGGCGACTTCCCGGGATTCCCGGCGGGGACGCCGCAGGACGTGGTGGTCGACGCCCTGCGCGACGCCGGACAGACCGACTTCGCCAATCAGGTCGGAGCGCTCGGCGACTTCCGAGTCGGCGACGGCATCGACTTCGACGCGCTGCGCTGGGTGATCGCCGCCGTCCTCGCGATCTACGTCGTGGCCGCATTCCTCAGCTGGCTGCAGGGGTACGTCATCAACGTCATCATGGTCCGGACCATGTGGCGCCTGCGCGAGTCCGTCGAGGCGAAGATCAACCGGCTCCCGCTGGCGTACTTCGACAAGGTGCAGCGCGGCGAGCTGATCTCCCGCGTGACGAACGACATCGACAACATCACCCAGACCATGCAGCAGTCGCTGTCCGGTGCCCTCACCGCCGTGCTGACGGTGATCGGCGTGCTCGTGATGATGTTCTCGATCTCGTGGCAGCTCGCCCTCGTGGCGCTCGTGGCACTCCCGCTCATGGGCGTGATCTTCGGCGTCATCGGACCGCGCTCGCAGAAGGCCTTCGGCACGCAGTGGCGCAAGGTCGGCCGGCTCAACGCCCGGGTCGAGGAGGCCTTCTCCGGGCACGCGCTGGTCAAGGTGTTCGGCCGTGAGCAGGACGCTCTGGACAAGTTCAAGGCCGAGAACGAGGAGCTGTTCCAGGCGAGCTTCAAGGCGCAGTTCCTCTCCGGCATCATCATGCCGGCGATGACCTTCGTCGGCAGCCTGACCTATGTCGGCATCGCGGTGCTCGGCGGCCTCATGGTCGCGAGCGGGCAGCTGCGACTCGGCGACGTGCAGGCCTTCATCCAGTACTCGCAGCAGTTCACCCAGCCGCTGTCGGAGCTGGGCGGCATGGCCGCGGTCGTGCAGTCCGGCACCGCGTCGGCGGAGCGGGTGTTCGGCCTGCTCGATGCCGACGAGCAGGAGGCCGACGATCCTGAGGCCCCCGCGCTTCGCGAGGGGGAGGGCGTGATCGAGTTCGAGAACGTCTCGTTCTCGTACTCGCCGGAGCGGCCGCTCATCACCGATCTGTCCTTCCGGGTGGAACCGGGACAGACCGTCGCCATCGTCGGGCCCACCGGCGCAGGCAAGACGACGCTGGTGAACCTCATCATGCGGTTCTACGAGCTCAGCGGCGGGCGGATCACGCTCGACGGTCAGGACATCTCGACCATCACGCGCGACGAGCTGCGGTCCCGCACCGGCATGGTGCTCCAGGACCCCTGGCTCTTCGCCGGGAGCATCCGCGAGAACATCCGCTACGGACGCTCGACCGCGACGGACGAGGAGGTGCTCGCCGCGGCGAAGGCGACCTACGTGGATCGCTTCGTGCACGCACTGCCGGACGGGTACGACACCGTGCTCGACGAGGACGCGTCGAACGTCTCGGCCGGTGAGCGCCAGCTCATCACGATCGCACGGGCCTTCGTGGCGCATCCGTCGATCCTCATCCTGGACGAGGCCACATCGGCGGTCGACACCCGCACCGAGCTGCTGCTGCAGCACGCGATGGCCGCGCTCCGGCAGGGGCGCACCTCGTTCGTCATCGCCCACCGCCTGTCGACCATCCGCGACGCGGACCTCATCCTCGTGATGGAGCACGGTGACATCGTGGAGAAGGGCACGCACGACGAGCTGATCGCCGCGCAGGGCGCGTATTGGCGCCTGTACCAGTCGCAGTTCGAGCAGGCGGCGACCGACCTCGACGCCGAAGCGGCTCTCACCGGATCCTCGCCGGTCGTCGTGACCGGCGACGCGGACGAGGAGGCGAGCGCGCAGGAGCAGGCGGCGGACGCGGTGGCCGGAGCGGCGGTCGGCGCCCAGCTCCCGGCGGCCGAGACCGCAGCGGCTCGGGCACTTCTCGACGACGGCGCTGACGGCTCCACGTCTCCGTCCTGA